In Penaeus monodon isolate SGIC_2016 chromosome 26, NSTDA_Pmon_1, whole genome shotgun sequence, the following are encoded in one genomic region:
- the LOC119590181 gene encoding kxDL motif-containing protein CG10681-like isoform X1: MMAASSPDSDLGSIECFQNYTAPEVFVQGLAGQINQQDVEAIIRAQKQMLQRFEKTNEMLSNCNALSATRFALAQKEFKKHTALLVDMKKDLDNIFRRIRTIKTKLSNQYPSAFSAAQEAVFKEEEEDEEATSASKDQTSSDSAENDAKRASVSGESGHSSKSERVEDMEQSSDGSRADTERRMKKTASSSSDSSSSAKLSSSSSFDN; this comes from the exons ATGATGGCGGCGTCTTCCCCCGACAGCGACCTCGGGAGCATCGAGTGTTTCCAGAATTACACGGCTCCGGAGGTCTTTGTGCAGGGTCTTGCGGGCCAGATTAACCAGCAGGATGTGGAGGCCATCATACGAGCCCAGAAACAGAT GCTCCAGCGCTTTGAGAAAACCAACGAGATGCTGAGCAACTGCAACGCCCTCTCAGCCACGCGCTTTGCCCTGGCCCAGAAGGAGTTCAAGAAACACACGGCTCTCCTCGTCGACAtgaagaaggacctggacaacaTTTTTCGTCGGATCAGGACCATCAAAACCAAGCTTTCCAACCAGTACCCAAGTGCCTTTAGTG CTGCCCAAGAGGCTGTTttcaaagaggaagaagaggacgaggaagcaACATCAGCCAGCAAGGACCAAACATCGTCAGACTCTGCGGAGAATGATGCAAAGCGCGCCTCTGTCTCGGGGGAAAGCGGACACTCGAGCAAGTCAGAACGTGTTGAGGACATGGAGCAGTCGAGTGACGGTAGCAGAGCAGACACTGAAAGGCGCATGAAGAAAACGGCAAGCAGTTCCTCCGACAGCAGCAGTAGCGCAAAATTATCAAGCTCTTCCTCCTTCGATAATTAG
- the LOC119590181 gene encoding kxDL motif-containing protein CG10681-like isoform X2 → MMAASSPDSDLGSIECFQNYTAPEVFVQGLAGQINQQDVEAIIRAQKQMLQRFEKTNEMLSNCNALSATRFALAQKEFKKHTALLVDMKKDLDNIFRRIRTIKTKLSNQYPSAFSG, encoded by the exons ATGATGGCGGCGTCTTCCCCCGACAGCGACCTCGGGAGCATCGAGTGTTTCCAGAATTACACGGCTCCGGAGGTCTTTGTGCAGGGTCTTGCGGGCCAGATTAACCAGCAGGATGTGGAGGCCATCATACGAGCCCAGAAACAGAT GCTCCAGCGCTTTGAGAAAACCAACGAGATGCTGAGCAACTGCAACGCCCTCTCAGCCACGCGCTTTGCCCTGGCCCAGAAGGAGTTCAAGAAACACACGGCTCTCCTCGTCGACAtgaagaaggacctggacaacaTTTTTCGTCGGATCAGGACCATCAAAACCAAGCTTTCCAACCAGTACCCAAGTGCCTTTAGTG GATGA